The nucleotide window AATTTTAAATATTACAATGATACTTTTGGACATAATATTGGTGATTCAGTTCTTATATGGTTTGGTGAAATATTGCAAACTCTTGTAGGAAAAGATGATTTTGCAATAAGATATGGTGGGGATGAATTCTTGCTTTTCTTTAATAACTGTAGTCTGGAAAAAGCAAAATCTATAGGTGATAAACTATATGAAAAATTAGAATCTGTAGAAGGATTTAAAGAGAAAATTTGCGACTTTTTGGAAAAAGATATATATATTCCTAATGATAAATTACTTTCTTGCTCTATAGGAATTACAGAAGATACTCTTTCAAAAGATCTTGATGTAATAAAATTAGTAGATAAAGCTGATAAATCTTTGTATACTGCTAAAAAGAGTGGTAAACACCATTATGTTATAAATAGAAATTAAAAAAGATATCTTACTTATAAAAGTAAGATATCTTTTTTTGTGATTTCATACTTAAATTGGTAGGCAGACAATTTAAGAAATAAATAATTCATAAGTTTAACGCAAGAAACTTATCATTTATTTAACAACCATTTAATATTTTGATGGGAGATCAAAATATTTTACTTAAAAATATAATAATAGGGATTGAGTATTTTTATTTAATGATTCTTTACTTTTTATTTATAAAAAATAAATTTTATAGGCTTTATAAAGGATTTTATTATGGATAATATAAAAGAATCATTGAACACTTATTATATTTTTAATATTGGTTAAATCACACTAATTTATTACAATAATAATTTTAAATCATATATGCATATAAATAAACTAGATAAAATTACTTTTTATCATAATATAATTAACAAAAAACTTCCATATAATGTAAATAGATAATATTTGCTATTTTTTTTTGCCGCGATTTCCAAATATCCACTAAATCTTCATAAATCTATGATATAATATGGTAAAAACTATCAGGATGGTGTTTCTATTGAATAATATTTTTATAATTGATAAAGATTTGCAAACTAAAGATTTAGTTACATCAATAGTTGAAAAAAATCATCTGAAATTTAATTCTATAAAACAATTTTATTCTATTGATGATATAAATGTAGATTCTAATGCGAATATCGTTATACTAGATGGAACTATGGAAGAGTTATATTGGATAAAGAAAACCTATCCGTCTTCGTTTTTTATTATATTTTCAAATACAATCGATTTCTTCTCCTCGAGGGAATATTTTAGAATGGGAATTGAAAATTATGTTATAAAGGATTTAGAAGTAGATCTTTTAGAAGTTTCTATATTAAAAACATATAAAAAATTAAATGAGATAAAAAATATATTTGATGATACTTCTATATCTCTTATGCGTAATGAATCAATACGTATTTTGCAGGAAAATATAATTTCAAAAATTTTAAAAAATGAAGATATAACCAGAACTCTAACGCTACTAGATATAACCGTAGAAGATTTAGGTATTTTTGATAGTAAAGGTGTAGTTATCTTAATTCAGTTGGACAATTCAATAGATAACTTAAAAAATAGTGTTCTAATAATAAAAAATATTGTTGCTCGCATAAATTCATCTTTGGAGTTTATGCCGTATTTAAAATCCAGACTAATTTATAACGATTACGATAATATTATAATTATTGCTCAACCTTTAAATAATGAAGTAAACGATCACTTCTATAATATAATAACTAATAATCTTTTATCACTTTCTAGTTATATATATAGAGAATTTAAAGGTAAAATTTATTCAGCTGTTGGTAGTGAATTTACATCGATTTATGAAAGCCATAAAAGTTACTTCAGTGCTAAAAGCTGTTTATCAATGAAGTCAAATTCAAATAACGGTAGATATATAAATACAAAAGAATCCCATGGTACTTATTATGATAGAATTCATTTAATTTCAAATAAAAAAGATTTTATATTGAAAAGCTTTTTAAATGGTGATGAAAATGTTTTAGTGGATATAGAAAAGTTTGTACGAGACATTTACAAAGATTTTAATGAGGATATCGATAAATCTAGAAAATTAATTCGTGATACTAGTATAGCTGTACTTTCAGAATTGCAAATTATTTATAAAGGTCTAGGAAATGTATATGATTTTAAAACTCCAAATCACTCTTTAAAAGTATCTTGTAAAACCTTAGAGGAACTAATATATCATGTAAATATAGGTGCAAAAGAAGTTATATTTAATATTAATTACTATAAACTAAATAGTAAAAATAGACTTGTAAAAAATGTATGTCACTATATTGTTGAGAATGTCTGTGATAATATAGATCTATCTACAATATCAACACATTTTTCTATAAGCAAAAATTATTTTTGTAATCTTTTTAGGTCAGAAGTTGGAGAAACTTTTTTAACTTATGTTAGAAAAGTCAAAATGGCACATGCAAAAATTCTTTTTCAAAGTGGATCTTATAAAATATATGAAGTTGGAAAATTATTAGGATATGAAGATATTAATTACTTTTCTAAATTATTTAAAAAATTCGTTGGTATTACTCCTAGCGAATATAAAAATACTTTATAAAATATAATGCCAAGAGAGGGAACTCTATTGGCATTACTATTGTTTATAAGTTACAATATGCTCTATAAACTCTATACCTCTATATAATTTATAATATACATATTCCTTAGTAGTTTCTTTAATAACTCTATCCCCGACGTAAGTTATTTTTAAATTTTTCCCTTTCTCTCGTTTAATTATAGTAAAAATTATCTTTTTCCCATTATACTCTACTGTATAAAAATTAATTTCTCCATCATTTTTGTAAACTAATAAAGTAATTTTATCTTTTCTTTTATATACTATATTTTTAAAAAAGTTATTTATAATTTCTTTATTATTTACAATCTTATCACCATCTATTATAGCATCTATTTTAGTTTCACTTATCCTTATTAAATCAGAAGAACTCATATTATGTTACACCCAATATATTATTTAGTAATTAATATATGCGATAGCTTATTCGTAAGCGTCAAAGTTTTGGTACCTTTTATCAATTAAAAAAATATATTAAAATATCCCGGTAGGGCAATTTATATAAGCCCTATCGGGATTTGTTTATTTCTTTATTTTAATTTTTAAATTATCAGGAATACTACTTGACCAAGGCATTAGATTTTCTAAAGCTTCGCTATTATTAGAATCAATATTTAGTAAATTGTTAAAAAGATAAACCAAATATTTTTCTACAACAACTTTATTAGCTTTAGCTGTTTCTATAATGCTGTATAACTTAGCACTAGATGTTGCACCTTTAGCAGTATTAGCAAATAAGAAGTTTTTTCTTCCAATAACAAAAGGTTTGATAGCTCTTTCAGCAGCATTATTATCAATTTCTAGTGATCCATCTAATAATACATTTTTCAGTCCAGGTAAATGTTTTTTAGCATAGTCTAACGCTTTACCTAACGGACTTCTTGGAAGTGCATTTTTTATTTCAGTTTCAACATATTCAATAAAGTTATCTAGAATAGGTTCTAATTTTTCTTTTCTTATATTAAACCTAATATCATAATAATCTTCATTAGAAGAATATGTTTCTCTAAGCTCTTTTTCAAGTTTATAAATTTGCTCACAATAATTAAACCCTATTACACCACGAGATTTTTTTAGGGCTTCTTTATCAAGATTTTCTACTATTTCATAGAATTTTCTTCTTATGTGAGCTAAGCAATATAGCCGAGTAGCTTCGCTAACGGAGTTGTATCCGGAATATCCATCAGTTTGTAGATATCCACTATATTCTCCAAGAAAAGCTTTAGGACACGAGCTAGATCTAGTATTTTGATAATCATAAAGGATTATCGGTTTAGCATTAGTTTCACTCATATATAGCCACATATATTTCTTAGACTTAGAACTCTTACCATTATCATTGATTACCTTCAATGTAGTTTCATCAGCATGAATGTAATTTCTATTAAGAAGTTCTTTTTTCATGTAATTATATATCGGCTCTAATGCTTTAGCAGCTGACATGGTCCAGTTACATAAAGTCTGACGACTAAGAGTAGCCCCCATCATGTCAAAATAAGACTGTTGCCTATATAATGGCATAGCATGAAGATATTTAAGTGCAATAGTATGAGCAATTAATTCATTAGAAGCCATGCTATTATAGAAAATAGTTTTAGGCATTTCTGGTGAAACAATCTTACTATCTTCATTTTCCTTCTCGCATGTTTTACAAGCATAGCTGTACAATACGTGTTCTTCTACTATTAATTTACCAGGAATATATATTAAAATTTCTTTTCTAGATTTAACTCCAATTTCAACTAGTTCACTGCCACATTTATCACAGATTAAATCATCGCCTTCTAATTTATGTTCTATGATTTTTCTCTCTAAATTAGCAAGGTTATCTTTCTTACCAATATTATTGCTTTTCTTAGCTCTCTTATATGTAATTTCTTCTACCGTAGGTTCTTCTACTTTTGAATCACTATGTTTTTCTGCTTCATTAAAAAAGCATAATTGATTAGCATCTACTTTCTCACTAGATGCTCCAAATATTTTTTTATTTTTATTTGAAATAATTCCTTTTAAAAACTCTAATTCATTTTTGAGATTTTCTATTTCTTTATTTTTAGAATCTATTTCTTTTTCCATTTCTTCGACTTTTTCAATTAATACTTGGCTTCTTTCATCAAGTTCATTGCTAATAATTTCGTGATTCATAAGTACCTCTTTTAACATTTATTTATATATATATTATACCACAAAAACCCTTGAAAATAAAGGATTCTCAAGGGTTCTTATATATCTATTTTTAATAATAATTACCTTCTTTTACTGGTTTAAATTTAGACTTTATTCTCACTTCATATCCTTTCAAAAGCCAACGTAATTCTTCTATATTTACACTTACTGCTTCCTCCTGCGTAGCAGGCCATTTAAAGCGATTTCCTTCTAAACGATGATAATATAACCAAAATCCTTCATCAAAATGGAGTATCTTTAACTTATCCATCTGTTTATTACAAAAAACAAATAATGCTTTATCAAAAGGATTGAGCTGCAGTTGATTTTTTACTATCATTACTAATCCATCTATACTTTTTCTTAAGTCTGTTGGGCCGCAGGCTATATATACTGTTTCAACCTTATCTATATTTAACACTTTAATAATAGCTCCTTAATTAAAGAATTTATCAAAGCAGTCTCCGATGTCGGAATAGCTACGCTAATATTACCAATTGAAATCTTCACCTCAGATGAAGCTCCAATATCTTTTCTAACGATATTTGCTTCCGTATTAATTTTTATAGGATGAAATACTGGCGTAGCCTTTTCTTCAATTTTTCTTTTATGATAGTAAAATTGACTTTTATTAATATTATTTTCTTCACAATAATCTTTTACAGTTAAATTTTCATCACTAGCATAATAACGATTTATATATTCTCTCCATTCATCATTACTTAACTTTTTATACATACCTAACCTCCTGATAAAATGTTATTTCCTTAATTTTATCAATTGGAAATTTTAGTATCTAGGTACTTAATTTTTGACATTTACGCTTATTCACTGGTGAAAAATCATCTTATTATTTAAAAATGACCATAATATAATAAAAATTCCGCATTGCGGGGGCTAACCTCAATACGGAATTTTCGGGGTATATTTTAAGTTATAGTAGCTAGCTTTAATTAACTAGTATATTGCCCTGGTATTTATTTTTTCTATAAATATTCTTACCTATTGGAGTACTTTAGGAGGATCCCAGGGCCTAAGATTTCTTTTCCCGTTCATTTTAGAAACCTATAGTAGTCCCTCCACAAAGCTCCTATTGGGGATTTCACTTTACTTCAATTCTAACTTTCGGTAAAAGTATAAAACACTTAGTTTCCCGATCGATAGAATTGAAGTAAAATTATCTTTTTTCCCATTTTACAAGAATAAATATTAATTTTCATATTTACTGTCTCACCTCTTTCTATATTCAGAAAGTATATATACACTAATTACTAAATTTATTTTTAAGATAAAATCTAAATGATTTTATCTCTACCATTAAGCTCCAACATGCTAAATTTAGCTTTTCTAAAAGCATCCTATAGAACTTCTTGAATTTCTTTTCCCATTATTACATTACATCATTCAATTCATCCATAATATGTAAAACTGCTTTTTTATTCATAAGCGGTTTATCCTAAAATACTCTATCTATAAAAAACAAAAAAGACCCAGTGAATTTCACTGCGCCTTTGCAACTTTTAATATGTCAATATAATATCACCTATTATGTAATTTTTCAATAGTATTTTTACATTTTTTTAAAAACTA belongs to Clostridium bornimense and includes:
- a CDS encoding helix-turn-helix domain-containing protein — translated: MNNIFIIDKDLQTKDLVTSIVEKNHLKFNSIKQFYSIDDINVDSNANIVILDGTMEELYWIKKTYPSSFFIIFSNTIDFFSSREYFRMGIENYVIKDLEVDLLEVSILKTYKKLNEIKNIFDDTSISLMRNESIRILQENIISKILKNEDITRTLTLLDITVEDLGIFDSKGVVILIQLDNSIDNLKNSVLIIKNIVARINSSLEFMPYLKSRLIYNDYDNIIIIAQPLNNEVNDHFYNIITNNLLSLSSYIYREFKGKIYSAVGSEFTSIYESHKSYFSAKSCLSMKSNSNNGRYINTKESHGTYYDRIHLISNKKDFILKSFLNGDENVLVDIEKFVRDIYKDFNEDIDKSRKLIRDTSIAVLSELQIIYKGLGNVYDFKTPNHSLKVSCKTLEELIYHVNIGAKEVIFNINYYKLNSKNRLVKNVCHYIVENVCDNIDLSTISTHFSISKNYFCNLFRSEVGETFLTYVRKVKMAHAKILFQSGSYKIYEVGKLLGYEDINYFSKLFKKFVGITPSEYKNTL
- the tnpC gene encoding IS66 family transposase; translated protein: MNHEIISNELDERSQVLIEKVEEMEKEIDSKNKEIENLKNELEFLKGIISNKNKKIFGASSEKVDANQLCFFNEAEKHSDSKVEEPTVEEITYKRAKKSNNIGKKDNLANLERKIIEHKLEGDDLICDKCGSELVEIGVKSRKEILIYIPGKLIVEEHVLYSYACKTCEKENEDSKIVSPEMPKTIFYNSMASNELIAHTIALKYLHAMPLYRQQSYFDMMGATLSRQTLCNWTMSAAKALEPIYNYMKKELLNRNYIHADETTLKVINDNGKSSKSKKYMWLYMSETNAKPIILYDYQNTRSSSCPKAFLGEYSGYLQTDGYSGYNSVSEATRLYCLAHIRRKFYEIVENLDKEALKKSRGVIGFNYCEQIYKLEKELRETYSSNEDYYDIRFNIRKEKLEPILDNFIEYVETEIKNALPRSPLGKALDYAKKHLPGLKNVLLDGSLEIDNNAAERAIKPFVIGRKNFLFANTAKGATSSAKLYSIIETAKANKVVVEKYLVYLFNNLLNIDSNNSEALENLMPWSSSIPDNLKIKIKK
- the tnpB gene encoding IS66 family insertion sequence element accessory protein TnpB (TnpB, as the term is used for proteins encoded by IS66 family insertion elements, is considered an accessory protein, since TnpC, encoded by a neighboring gene, is a DDE family transposase.), coding for MLNIDKVETVYIACGPTDLRKSIDGLVMIVKNQLQLNPFDKALFVFCNKQMDKLKILHFDEGFWLYYHRLEGNRFKWPATQEEAVSVNIEELRWLLKGYEVRIKSKFKPVKEGNYY
- the tnpA gene encoding IS66 family insertion sequence element accessory protein TnpA, with protein sequence MYKKLSNDEWREYINRYYASDENLTVKDYCEENNINKSQFYYHKRKIEEKATPVFHPIKINTEANIVRKDIGASSEVKISIGNISVAIPTSETALINSLIKELLLKC